The DNA window TGCACCAAATTTACAGTAAGTTAACCAAATAAATCATGTAACCAGAAGATTAAGTCGAAGCAATTGCTATTAGTTCATACAATTAGATCAGCTAATTAATCAGAAGATTTCTGTAAATGCTGTTTGTATAGACAAAAGGTGGATGCACCAGATGGTGGAAAATAATACCGATGCGATGATGATGAGACGGCCAGCACCGCTGGACCCACCGATGATGGCAACGATTAAGCTTGGTACAATGGCAATACTGCGAGTCATCAAGTTCCTCAACCACTGTTTCATCTTGATGTCCAAGAAACCCTGAGCAAAAGCAAAAGACATGCAAAACATAAATCAGGTATAGGTACGACTGCTTGTAGGTTTAGCACGTGACATGTGATGGTTATGTACAACAGTTTAGATACACCGGGGAAGAATATACTAGCTCTGATATGATTTGGTTTTCTGAGCGAAAACAGTAGGGGCAACCCCCTACTGATCTGATTTCCTTGGAGTTAGGACAGATGCAGATCCTTTGTGCATCTTCAGACATTATGTTTTTAAGTATATGTTAAAAAACCCAAAATGATATAGAACTTGTAAAGTTGATGATAAATTTACTAAATCCATTCTCACGTGACAAATCTGAGTTATTTTACAAATAACAAATCCCACTTGACATCAAACATTCTGTGACTTCATCTATCAGACCAGAAGTAGTACCTGCATGATGTATTGCCCAGCGTAAGTGCCAGTGATGGTTGAGCTTATTCCACAAGCTAAGAGTGCCACGCCATACACAACAGCACTGTTCTTACCTAGCACATTCTGAAATACAATATAAGTAGTCCATTATAAATGGTAGTAGACAATTTTAGCCAAAAAGCTAGTGACCAGGCAGTAATCACAGGTAATACCCTGAGGAGGAAGGACGAGGAGTCCAAGGTGATGTCACTGCATTTTGCCGAGTCATCAGGTGAGAGTTTGCTTGAGTTACAGACGGTTCCAGAGACAGAGACGATACAGATGTTGATGAGAAGTGCAACAAACAGCGCTATGCCACTTTCAAAAAGGAAGAACCTGCAAGCATCCTGAAGTGCAAACCAGTAAACAAATATATCTGCTGATTATTGCCCCTTTTCCTCACTACATAACATAACTTGAATATTTTCTGAATTCTGAACGTCTGTTCTATTTTATCTATTCACCTTGATTCCTCTTACTGATGAGGGTGTGTTCCTTGACAGTACCAGGGCAGAGTGCAAGAATAGATTGTGCCTGCAATTAATTTAGGAAATAATTTATTTATACTGAAAGGGAATTTGAACTATTTCATGCAACATTTAGAATATAAAATGACGTGATCAGAAATACAATCATAGAGTAACAGAGTTCTAGTTTCTAGCAGATAAACCAGTAGGTAGCTAAAAATAATTATCTAAAACAAAATCTTCTtcaaagaaaaacaaaagaaagatACGCCGCATACACACAGATAAGCACAAAAATATTGTGAAGATTACTTACGGCATCACAAGAGCCCCAAGAAGGGCTATAGTGTCCCCAGTAGCACCGGAACCGCTCAAACTGGGGACGAATAGCCCATGGATAACCTCCTTTGAAGGAGGTTTTACAATGCTCATCTCTATGAAGAAGCATGCTGCCATGGTGAACACCAATAGCGCAACCAAAAGCTCCAGCTTCCTAACCTAGGTAAATGTACAAAACAAAGGCTACATGTCAGTGCATACGCATGAAAATTTTCTTTTATAAATGGTAAATTATTAGTACTATGCAGAGTTCAGTTTTGGAGGTAGTTTATGGTGAGTTTGGTTTTGTGGAGTGGGATGCATCATCTCACTTCTGATTTTTCTTGTTTGATTTGGGGAATGGGATGCATAGATCTACCACGTCATTCCTCATAAGCACAAGTTTAGTGTAAATATATTAATAGTGGAGTCAACCCACCAATATTCGTAGGATGATCTCATGATGGATCATCAAGGCCAAACTCAAACCAAACACACAATTGGATGAGGGGTTGCATGCCACATTGTTGGCTGAGCAGTGAGCACTGATATACACACAACCCATTTGTACAACCACAATTAGGAGATCAAATGGTTAGAATCACTTGGGTGGTGTTTGCTTATTTACCAAAGGGGTTGGATTACCTGGTTTGGATGTGGTTGTATTAATGGGATGTATGTGAAGCATCCCTTGTTTGTATCGCACTCCAAATTCTAAATGAAGTGCACCTTAGGTGGAATTTTTGATACAGCTCACAACAAACACAAAAGAATTAATGGTATCCATAACTCTTTCAGGTAAAGGACAAATGCCTTGCGTGTTTATAGGTGCTGCGTACACTACCACCAGCCCAAAACACAACAAACAGGCTGACCAAGTAGCTGGAAAAATTCCCCATCTGCTCTGGTGGCCATGGAGAACACCCCACCATGCGGCGATTTCTGGATGATCATGGCCAATCTCGAGTCTGAATATCTGTATGTTGCATGAGTATTTGAGACAAAATGGGTAAAAACATTTTTTATATGCAAAGCCTGTGTTAGAGAGGGGTTATTCAGCCGGTCCTTTGGGCCTTAGGTGCTGGCACAGGCCTGTTGCCATGCACCGCCCCTAGGGATAGATAGATGGTGTGCTGTTAGGCAAGGATTTCTTGATTGGTTCTGTTTCTATAAACCCTAGAGACCCTtggctatatatgtatatgtgcCTTGCACTCCCTAAATCAACCTACTATTCCCGAGCCATATTGCTTTCAGTATATGTCTAATAATAAGATGATTACCCCATATTTTTGCAGTCCAAGGAGGAGaagcgtgcttgagccggtgaTGAGAACCCCCACCCAAACAGGGATGTGGAACAAGAGGTTGAAAGCAAAAGCTGTCCCTATAACTGAAAATGCTAACAATTGTAAGAAGCAGATGGTGCAAACACCAAGCAGCAAAAAGTTAGATCATTGTTGTTGTTCTTTTCCAGTAATGAAGGCAAATGAAAATGGAAACTAACAGAGTTCTCTAtatttgtaaaaaaaaaaatctccaTTGACTTGCATTTTACTAATTTCTGAAACCTTGAAATTGAACATATACACAACGTTTTCTAGAAAGAACCAGTGGATCAATTAAATTGAAAACTAGCCAGAAGAATAAATCTGTCATTTTAGCTTGTGCGTTAAGAATTAGTGATGAACAACACTACTGCTCTTTCCTTATATCCATCTAACCTCAGTAATATTATACATGACAAGCAGAAAATGAAACATGGCAGTTCAGCATTAAATTTCTTTTCAATTTAAGATTATCTTATTGGTTCTAACCTTCTGGGATATCTGCAGCAATCACAGCTAACTCTGCCAGCAGCCATAGGCAGATTCTAACCCATGTTGGATATTCCGCCTTGCATAGCTCGGCAAGATGCCACCCTGAGTCAGTGAACAGCCATCAACACTGTCAGATTTAACATCGCATTCCTATGCATGACAATTAGTTGTCTCTATAATACCTGTGACTACTCCGAGATTAGCAGATAGTGACTGAATGATTAGGGCGAAGACGAGGCCAATCAGGATCACCCAGAGGAGCTACAGATGAGGAAATTAAGAATAAACAGCAAAACCAACATAGTTAGTTTTCGTCTAGTATTAGGCCGGAATGTAGCTTGCTAGCTAGGATGACTGGCATGCGAAAACATTTATCTGAAAGTGTACCTCATATCTGTGATTGGATCCAGCCTGCAAATCCGTCTCCACTGTACAAATTTGACAAACATGAGAACCACAGCATGATGCAGATTTGGAGGtcgagagaaaaagaaagggtgTGGCTCGTACAGTTCCCGGGATCAAGGTAGGCCAGGGAAACCATAAATCCTGGTCCAACGTGGCACAAAAACCTTTTCCATGCTGGCTCCTGCGTTAAGAAGCACCAGTGAATTAGTTCTGCAACAGACTTGGCTCGGATGGAACCAAAATTTGAGCTGGACAACAGAGGAGCCAGAGGACCAACTGCCCGTGAGGCTAGGAGCTACAACGAACATTCGCGGACCCTTGCCTCTCATGCACCAGCACGAAGCCAAGATCAAGCAGGCATTTCAACAAACAGGCAGCGCGCACGCGGAAAGGTTCCAGTTTTCCACTAACTAGCCGCTTGTACACGTATGGAAGGCGACGGGTCTCACTTACCTTGGGCGCAGCGGGAGCATCGCTCCCTCTCCGTCCGGCGAGCGCCTCGACGTCGACCACCACTCCCGCGGGCGCCTGCACGGCGTCCATCGGTAGCTCCCGTACGTGGCGCGGCGATGGATCGAGCAGGCTCGTACGTACGACCGGAGCGCGACGACGGGCAGGGAAGAGAGGAGGATGAGGCTGGCTTGCTGGCCGGCTACGCGTAGCTCTCCGACGGTGGCTGGTTGAGAGCGAGATCGATCTCTGCGTCTGCGGCTCCGCGCTCCGCTTCCCCCTCCGAAATCTTAACTAATAGGACGAGGAGTAACAACCAGTGGACGCACcgcgtccggcggcggcggcgcgcgcgctcgcgcctgCCGCCGCGCGGCCCGAGGCGGGAGCGCGCGGTGCACGAGCCGCGGGGGCTGGCGTGGGCTGACGTGGCCGGGGCGCGAGCGCGCCGCCGGGGACTAGGGCCCACGTCACCCACCCCCGGCGCGTGCACGCACGCCGTCTGCGCACGGGGCGGCACTCCAGGGCCGGCCTGTGATCGGGATCGTCTCCATCTGGCTCCGTGCATGCCGCAAGGTTCCTCCGCCAAGATCGAGCTCCAGTTTTCCTTGGGTTGAGAGGGCAACATGCGTAGCTCAAACTCGGTCCCATCGACTTCAAACTTCAGTGCCGTTTACACGTACAAAAATACTGGCATCAACCCATGCATCCATCTACCTACCTAAACCCTAGCACACAAGCATTGGAAGAGTGAGGTGTGGTGAGCTCTGGTTGCATGGCAGATTCAGGATTAAAATCCACCTATGGGCTGGGGAACCTAAGCTATGTACAATGCACTACCAAAGCAAAACAAGTATTTTTTTTATAAGATTTGTAGTGGGAAATCATACAAAACGTTCCATTCTACAGCCAATGAGTGATGTAGGCCCCAATTTGATGAGGTAAATCCAATATGGGATTGGGTGGACAAGTCTATGAGGGATGTAGGCCCCAGTTTGCTTGACCTTTATCCAAGTCAGCTGGATAAGTTTGCACGTGGAAGGCATGGTAAAAACAAGAATGGGAAGTGTGCGAAagtggaggaagaggaagagatTGAATTTCTGGACAGCGAAATGGAAGATGAAGTGGACGAGTTTGAGGATGGCttcgatgatgatgatgatgttgaTGATGAGGGTGCTAGAGTCAATTCTGGTGATCATGGCAATGGCGATGAACCTGCAGAAACCTCACCGATGGTTGAAGAAAACATCAAAGATCCTAATGGCCGCAGATCTAGAAGActccagaagaagaagaggcTCCAAACCCTCTACTAGATAGAGTAGTATAGCTCCTCTGTCAAGATACAATCTCTTGTTCATGCCTCTATTCAAACTGTGGAAACTGTTTAGATGTTGACTATGAAAAatatttaaattcaaaattttggCTAGATGTTGACTATGAAAAatatttaaattcaaaattttggCTAGATGTTGACTATGAAAaatatttaaattcaaaaatttGGCTAAGACAAATATATCTATGCGTATTTGGCTCGTGCAAGATCTACTAACAATGATCTTTGTTTTTTCATGTATGTTTGCTAAGGTACAGTCCAGCAGCAATGGAGTAATTTTTTGGATGTATACATGGTGGTGATCGGATGCCATGAAACACAAAGGTGCCAGTGGCAATTGACATCTGCTAACTGACATAGTTTCTTTTGGGTGACTGAAATCTGTTGGACTTTGCAGTGTCTGTGATAGACTCCTGGGGACTTGTCTCCTAAATGCTTGGTGTAACTATTTTGGACTGTGGACTATTTGTGGTGGAGTGACTCGTGGGGACATGGCCCTGAAATACTATATTTAACTATTATGATGCTGTTATGTTGTATTGGACTTTAAAATTTGTGTTAGCTGGTCTGAAGTACATGTGAGCTGTGGCTTTATCATTCTTCTTATGTCTTGATGCATAGATTATATATTGTTATGTTTTTGTTACAATTTTCGGTCAAAATTCGGGATACTTTGGTCAAAATTCAAATTGTTTGACTAGTCAACTCAGTTGGATCCCGGCTCGAAATTTCCAAAATTCGTCCAATTCGGTGAGCTCCGATTTTTTGTCTTTTGAATCCCAAAACCTTGACAGCCATCACCTACGTAGAGGGGGGGGCAGCGGCTCTGTGCTGACATGGTGTTAGGTGTACTAGCAGGAGATGATCGACCACCAACTACATTATAATCACTAGTGCCAAAAAAATACAGTTTACTTCGTTCAAAATGACAGTTTATTAGTGAGGTTAAAATCAGCATTATTGCCTGGTTTTGGATCCGGCAGGTGCACACTTTGCAATGATGATCATTGTTCATTTCCCGTAGGGATGTAAATGGTACAAATATGTCCAAGAATTTTAATAGCACATACAAATCTAGATATTTTTATCAAATACCATATACGAATATAATATGTTCAATATTCATGGGGTATCAAACAATTTAATACGGAGATATGGGACAATTTGATAAGATGTTCAGTATCCATCGGATATGCAATTTAATCAGATGTTCAGCATAATTTatttaatatatatttttaaagCATGTAACATTGACACCTTAATTTTTTATTTAGTCCAACTTCTATCATTGATACGTGGATCTTGATCCATCGCGTATGCAAGAGTCGGACCAGCCCTCCGTCCACACTCGATCATATAGATATGTACAAATTAACGCACGTGTAGCTATACGCATCCGATACTTATGCAGCCTTTTGTACGTAGCAACGCACGGACATATTTATCTAGTTTAATAATATATTCAATATCCATTGGATGTCGGACAATCTGATCAGACAGGAGTATATATAGGCAAGTACTATCTAAATAAGTATCCAATCCGACTAATAACGattatgaattattttatttactAATCGGATTTTCTAGTGATTACTCGAGTTTTTTCCCTTTTATTTTCAGCCAATTTATTTTTTTTGAGAGGTCAGCCAATTTATTCTTGTTCCGCAGCTGTCCTGTCGCTGTGTCCAAGTTGTTGTTGTCTTACGTGTAGTTTGTGGGCCTTTTATCTTTGTTAATGTTACGCTCATTTTTGCCCATTAGCTGGCCCATCGCACAGCACGGTGATTTCAGACGGAACGGCCGAGTTCTTCACTCGGCGTCTCTGCATCTCCGCCCGCGCAGCCGAGTCCTCCTGGCTTCGACGTGGGCCTTTTTCTATGTGGGCTGGTACTTCCATGAGTGGAACAcgtttttttttgaaattaGTGGAACACAGTTAGTGGCCCAACCAGCATGTTAACGGGCTGCTCTGCTCGTCATTGTGCTCAGCTTACAGCTTTGCATGGATCTTATTATGCACGTGCTGTAAGCCAGTAATACTATTAACTGACGGGAGACGGGTCGTCGGTTCCGAAGGGACAGGCCCCTTTGGAATTGGCCCTATCATTAATTAGTAACTGCCTAATGACATCATTAATCACTAATTGACTATTACAATAAATTGATCAATAATTCTTATTTCTTCACAGCAATATTAAAGCTAGCTTTCATATCTGGCCAAATTGATTCTTTAGCTTGGTCAGGCCCTATTTATGCATGTGCTCGAGTAGCCAAATGACCTGCTCATATATGCTACCTGTAATTGAATTTACTTACTGATCTGACTGACACGAAAGACAGAAAATCAGAGACAAGTCCGGTTGTTGATTAGGAAAAATCTTAAGGTGCAGTGATCAGCGATGACGCCAAGAACAAAGGATTAAAAATTCTAGTACTCCATATATAGGGAGCTTTTAGTTTTTACATGTCATCTGTGGCATCGCATAGATATATATACCGAACAAGGAACTACAAAACAGCAGTAGTACTAACCGATTGCAGTGTTTGTGGTGAAGATTGAAGAGGACCTTTTGCACATATATTGCGATATCTAGCAGTAGCAGTAATGAAAGTTACTGTACAAGGAACTTCTTTATTTGCTCTGTCTTGCTCAGCAGAAAGATCCAAGAGGTGATGGCAGGTGAACTTGTTGCATCCTCCTGACAGACAGCCCGTAACTTCAGTGACCAGGCATCTTTCAGAATCTCAAAGTTGACACTTCAACAAATACATATCATTTAACGAACAGCAATATTAATTTATTGTTAATCAAAACTCGGCCTGATCTGTCCGACTTACTATACATTGGTGAAGTTCAGTTTCGCCTATTCTAAAGGAAATCGAAACGGATAAGCGAGCTCACATACATGTAGCAAGCCTGCGGCATGCAAGGTGACAGCATGCAGTGGAGCCGTCCAGAAAGATGCATGGCACTGCATTGACTTGTGATCAGAAATGCTTTACAAGCTCAACTGCCACAGCAACTGGGAGGTGGCGCTATGCATGCATGCAGCCTCTGGACTCCTGAAAAATCTGGAATTCATGGAATGGTGGAAGCAGCCATAAAAATCTACAGAAAGAGGCCCTGGATTTGTTCTGACCCCATGGTAAGATCTAAGGTTGTGACATGTGAAGTCATTCTAAATGCATGTGTAGGAATCATAGAGGCGTTGAATAATACCTGTAAATATATCTGAATTATTGAGCTCCACTCCGACTTGTCTTACCTGTAAATGCAAGTGGTTCGAGGCATCAAATGACCTCACTCTCTgaattttttattttgaaaaggACACTCTCTGAAATTACACTTACATGTTACGACTGAAGCCAAGTGAAAATTGGTAGGAAGCAATCCTATCCATTTGACCAGTAGGAAGCCAAGTGCTCTTGTTGGTTTCATTGAATATGGAACCATTGCATTTGTTTCTATGCAAAGCGACAGTGGGAAAATGTGCAAGTTAATAAAAGTTCGTAGCTAGGACAGATTATGTTCAAAAGTTGCATAGTTGCATGGTTTGATTGAAACAAGACATTGCATCACATTGGAGGATTGCATTTGTTGCTGAGGACCCAAATGATCATGTACGTACATCATCTTGTGCGAGCGAGTGAGCTAGGATTCTTGGCCAGGTGCACACAGGACCACAGAAAACTAACCTATCAGGCTTCCAACGAATCCTCAAAATtttcagtaaactatgcgtaTTGTCATATATATAAAAATTAAATCTAGGATCTCAAAAATCTAAGTAGCTAATATGATATctcattagcaaaagaagccttaGCTTGTTATTCTAGAAATGCCATAATTGTGATTGGTGTATGTCCAAAGTTCTGAAAAAATTGAAAATGAACTCAAAATAATATTTATTACTGTATAACTTGCTAGATCATAtaatatccttgatgagggagATATA is part of the Panicum hallii strain FIL2 chromosome 2, PHallii_v3.1, whole genome shotgun sequence genome and encodes:
- the LOC112881734 gene encoding metal transporter Nramp1-like; this encodes MDAVQAPAGVVVDVEALAGRRGSDAPAAPKEPAWKRFLCHVGPGFMVSLAYLDPGNLETDLQAGSNHRYELLWVILIGLVFALIIQSLSANLGVVTGWHLAELCKAEYPTWVRICLWLLAELAVIAADIPEVIGTAFAFNLLFHIPVWVGVLITGSSTLLLLGLQKYGVRKLELLVALLVFTMAACFFIEMSIVKPPSKEVIHGLFVPSLSGSGATGDTIALLGALVMPHNLFLHSALVLSRNTPSSVRGIKDACRFFLFESGIALFVALLINICIVSVSGTVCNSSKLSPDDSAKCSDITLDSSSFLLRNVLGKNSAVVYGVALLACGISSTITGTYAGQYIMQGFLDIKMKQWLRNLMTRSIAIVPSLIVAIIGGSSGAGRLIIIASMILSVELPFALIPLLKFSSSSNKMGENKNSIYIIGFSWILGFIIIGINIYFLSSKLVGWIFHNSMPIYASVLIGIVVFPLMLLYISAVIYLTFRKDTIKFALRGELQAIETDKSKVANHSSNEENKEQLV